In Moorena sp. SIOASIH, the following proteins share a genomic window:
- a CDS encoding calcium-binding protein, which produces MTSDTLFLPLKSQTYNPKPNFANATGGAQFTGYSHSPSGTLTDAQAQTFVNDGLTQAIANADATFINDPTFSELFTQSAGVGQEGAYEVFASSKAKVVGNFSVGAYQKFSFDFSTALELNSKEIENSNTEYASAKSGSYFFVLDTTNGYTKLLDYFGLKGNLISSSQVGKLNFGASYNVTVDYPSKSTDINGNNGIDFLKGSTTGEYKRWFNRDTNVTVVEVNTSTIQLLGDSLIYNLGNDVQYGSIWNDKLHGTDYGDKIYSSLGDDTVYGYGGNDILEGGKGHDKLYGGNGYDKLHGSFGEDTLVGGYHNDTLFGGSDDDILIGGRGSDVMSGGSGADQFVFERNQSLLSGEFDVIKDFEVGVDQIEFWGWGYIDASNWFSGVIAEGRLTDTQDGALFHSNYGGKVLFEGVNAHELSDSDFVFAA; this is translated from the coding sequence ATGACATCAGATACTCTATTCTTACCCCTGAAATCTCAAACCTATAACCCTAAACCTAACTTTGCTAATGCTACCGGAGGCGCTCAGTTTACAGGATACAGTCACAGTCCTTCAGGGACTTTGACTGATGCCCAAGCACAGACTTTCGTCAACGATGGTTTAACTCAGGCCATTGCTAATGCTGACGCCACCTTTATCAATGACCCAACTTTTTCTGAACTCTTCACTCAAAGTGCTGGAGTTGGTCAAGAGGGCGCTTATGAAGTATTTGCTAGCAGCAAGGCTAAGGTAGTTGGTAATTTTTCCGTTGGTGCTTATCAGAAGTTTTCCTTTGATTTCTCAACGGCTTTAGAACTTAACTCAAAAGAAATTGAAAATTCCAATACTGAATATGCTTCCGCAAAGTCAGGCAGTTATTTTTTTGTATTAGATACAACTAATGGTTATACCAAACTGTTAGATTATTTTGGCCTGAAGGGGAATTTAATCTCTTCGAGTCAAGTTGGCAAGCTGAACTTTGGTGCAAGTTATAATGTTACCGTTGACTACCCCTCTAAAAGTACAGATATTAATGGTAACAATGGCATCGACTTCCTAAAAGGCTCAACTACAGGAGAATATAAGCGTTGGTTTAACCGTGATACCAATGTAACTGTAGTAGAAGTAAATACCAGTACAATTCAGTTGTTGGGAGATAGCTTAATCTATAACTTGGGTAATGATGTCCAATATGGAAGTATTTGGAATGATAAACTTCATGGAACTGATTATGGGGACAAAATCTATAGCAGCCTAGGGGATGATACTGTCTATGGCTATGGTGGTAATGATATCCTTGAAGGAGGTAAAGGCCACGATAAGCTGTATGGTGGTAATGGTTATGATAAACTCCATGGCAGTTTTGGTGAGGATACCTTAGTCGGTGGTTACCACAATGATACGTTATTCGGTGGTAGTGATGATGACATCCTGATTGGTGGTCGTGGTAGCGATGTGATGAGCGGTGGTAGTGGCGCTGACCAATTCGTTTTTGAGCGAAATCAGAGTTTGTTATCCGGTGAATTTGATGTGATCAAGGACTTTGAGGTTGGTGTCGATCAGATTGAATTTTGGGGCTGGGGTTATATTGATGCCTCCAATTGGTTCAGTGGGGTAATTGCTGAAGGTAGGCTCACCGATACCCAAGATGGTGCGCTATTCCATTCAAATTATGGTGGAAAAGTCCTGTTTGAAGGGGTTAATGCACACGAGCTTAGTGACTCTGACTTCGTCTTCGCTGCTTAA
- a CDS encoding calcium-binding protein produces the protein MGSNTLFLPIVKTPNSKPNFADATGSAKFTNYSQPASGFLTQAQAQTLVKDGVGFALANADATFVNNPTFSTLFSQATAAGFDGAFESRSQSNTKVVASFSVGANQQFSFNFSADLRLTAKEIENPNREYSQAKSKIGFLVLETESHSRPKVKGFFGIAGDLISSRKIGDLDFGSSRNVKLNGPFKTTDIDGNNGVDFVKGSAQGTYQQTFSRDSKITIVEVNNNAVSLLGDTLINSLGKDVRYGSIWDDKLRGTFRNDKIYASLGDDSIQGLTGDDILEGGKGNDKLNGGFGDDKLHGSFGNDTLVGGGGNDTMVGGNGADTFVFNRINSLLGNDFDIIKDFQVGLDKVKFQGFGRIDSKTWYNNGINQGYLTNTSNGALLSDAKGGEVLFEGVNLNALKHSDFHFA, from the coding sequence ATGGGATCAAATACTTTATTTTTGCCGATTGTTAAAACCCCTAACTCCAAACCGAACTTTGCTGACGCTACAGGAAGCGCCAAGTTCACCAACTATAGTCAACCAGCGTCTGGGTTTTTGACTCAAGCTCAGGCGCAGACTTTAGTCAAGGATGGTGTGGGTTTTGCCCTTGCTAATGCTGACGCCACTTTTGTCAATAACCCAACCTTCTCTACACTATTTAGTCAAGCTACCGCAGCTGGTTTTGATGGTGCTTTTGAGAGTCGTTCGCAAAGTAACACTAAAGTAGTTGCTAGTTTTTCTGTTGGAGCTAATCAACAATTCTCTTTCAATTTCTCAGCAGATTTACGACTGACAGCTAAAGAAATTGAAAATCCTAATCGGGAATATTCTCAGGCCAAGTCAAAGATAGGTTTTCTGGTTTTAGAGACTGAGAGTCACAGTAGACCTAAGGTTAAAGGGTTTTTTGGCATTGCTGGTGATTTAATCTCTTCCCGCAAAATCGGCGACTTGGATTTTGGCTCTAGTCGCAACGTCAAACTTAACGGTCCTTTTAAAACCACTGATATTGATGGCAACAACGGCGTAGACTTCGTCAAGGGTTCAGCCCAAGGCACTTATCAGCAAACCTTTAGCCGTGATAGCAAGATCACGATCGTAGAAGTTAATAATAATGCTGTTAGTTTGTTGGGGGATACCTTAATCAACAGCCTGGGCAAGGATGTCCGCTATGGAAGTATTTGGGATGATAAGCTTCGTGGCACTTTCCGTAATGACAAAATTTATGCTAGCCTAGGCGATGATTCGATTCAAGGACTTACTGGCGATGACATCCTGGAAGGGGGTAAAGGCAACGATAAGCTGAATGGAGGGTTTGGTGATGATAAACTCCATGGCAGTTTTGGTAACGACACTTTGGTAGGTGGCGGTGGCAATGACACCATGGTTGGTGGTAATGGCGCTGACACATTTGTTTTCAATCGGATCAATAGCTTGCTTGGAAATGACTTTGATATCATCAAAGACTTCCAAGTTGGTTTAGATAAGGTTAAATTCCAAGGTTTTGGTCGAATTGACTCCAAAACTTGGTACAACAATGGGATAAATCAGGGTTACCTTACTAATACTAGTAATGGCGCTCTCTTATCTGACGCAAAAGGTGGAGAAGTTTTGTTTGAAGGTGTGAATCTAAACGCTCTTAAGCATTCTGACTTCCACTTCGCCTAA
- a CDS encoding lectin-like protein, protein MTSDTLFLTPRTSNSKPNFANATGNAQFTNYSQAPAGTLTNAQVETLVKGGVATAIADAKASFINDPAFSQLFTQSTVVGTEGAFQGSANSRTEVVGNFSVGANQKFSFNFSAALELNAKEIENSNREYSEAKSGTFFFLLNTDQMNQPKIIDSFAISGDLISSRRIGDLDFGFSRNITLNSPTKRFDINGNNGIDFVKGSVTGTYQRTFSRNTNLTLVEINQSAVKLLGDTLIGNLGNDVRYGTIWNDELRGTNRNDKIYGSLGNDSLYGFDGNDILEGGQGHDQLFGSYGSDKLHGSFGNDTLKGGSGKDIMYGGSGRDIMYGGSGRDTMYGGIDDDTLKGGSGNDFIVGDAGNQNNNVSVYRGHQYLLTSVAGTWDEAQAEAKRLGGNLVTINDAAEQTWLFNKFGSKELFWIGLTDKSREGNWKWVSGESATYRNWSPGEPNNATIYGTQPEGEDYAVMGWGDRAWNDLSDRDPWHNNLRGVIEINQPSNKDAIIGGDDVIIGDRGSDTLVGGSGADKFVFKRNESLLPGEFDVIKDFEVGVDKFEFQGWGNNINASKWFNNEISQRGIIDTQDGALFRSDYGGTVLFEDVSVADLSYSDFSFS, encoded by the coding sequence ATGACATCAGACACTCTATTCTTAACCCCTAGAACCTCTAACTCCAAACCGAACTTTGCTAACGCTACAGGAAACGCTCAGTTTACCAACTATAGTCAAGCTCCTGCTGGTACCTTGACTAATGCCCAGGTGGAGACCTTGGTCAAGGGTGGTGTAGCTACTGCTATTGCTGATGCTAAAGCTAGCTTTATCAATGACCCAGCTTTCTCTCAACTTTTCACTCAAAGTACTGTAGTTGGTACTGAGGGGGCTTTTCAGGGCAGTGCCAATAGCCGCACTGAAGTGGTTGGTAATTTTTCAGTGGGAGCTAATCAAAAATTCTCTTTCAATTTTTCAGCAGCTTTAGAACTGAACGCTAAAGAAATTGAAAATTCCAATCGGGAATATTCTGAGGCTAAGTCGGGGACATTTTTTTTCCTGTTGAATACTGATCAGATGAATCAGCCCAAGATTATCGATTCGTTTGCTATCTCTGGTGATTTAATTTCTTCCCGTCGAATCGGCGATCTGGATTTTGGCTTTAGTCGCAACATCACACTGAACTCTCCCACAAAACGCTTTGATATTAATGGGAACAATGGCATAGATTTCGTTAAGGGTTCAGTTACAGGCACTTATCAGCGCACCTTTAGTCGCAATACTAATTTGACGTTAGTGGAAATTAATCAAAGTGCCGTTAAATTATTAGGAGATACCTTAATTGGCAACTTAGGTAATGATGTTCGCTACGGCACGATCTGGAATGATGAACTCCGTGGCACTAACAGAAATGACAAAATTTATGGCAGCCTAGGTAATGATTCCCTCTATGGATTTGATGGCAATGATATTTTAGAAGGTGGTCAAGGTCACGATCAGCTATTTGGGAGCTATGGTAGCGACAAACTCCATGGCAGCTTTGGTAATGACACTCTTAAGGGTGGCTCGGGTAAGGACATTATGTATGGTGGCTCTGGTCGAGACATTATGTATGGTGGCTCTGGTCGAGACACAATGTATGGTGGCATTGATGATGACACCCTCAAGGGTGGCTCGGGTAACGATTTCATAGTTGGGGATGCTGGTAACCAAAACAACAATGTTAGTGTTTACCGTGGGCATCAATATCTCCTGACTTCGGTTGCTGGCACCTGGGACGAAGCTCAAGCTGAGGCAAAGCGTTTAGGTGGTAATCTGGTAACGATTAATGATGCTGCTGAGCAAACATGGCTGTTTAACAAATTTGGTTCTAAGGAACTGTTTTGGATTGGCTTAACTGACAAGTCAAGAGAAGGTAATTGGAAGTGGGTCAGTGGTGAGTCAGCAACTTATCGCAACTGGTCTCCAGGAGAACCCAACAACGCCACAATCTATGGAACTCAACCAGAGGGTGAAGACTATGCCGTCATGGGTTGGGGCGATCGCGCCTGGAATGATTTAAGCGATCGCGATCCTTGGCATAATAATCTGCGAGGCGTGATTGAGATCAATCAGCCCAGTAATAAAGATGCCATAATTGGTGGAGATGACGTTATTATTGGTGATCGCGGTAGTGATACTTTAGTCGGTGGCAGTGGCGCAGATAAATTTGTGTTCAAACGGAATGAGAGTTTGTTACCCGGTGAATTCGATGTCATCAAAGACTTTGAAGTGGGTGTCGATAAATTTGAATTCCAAGGCTGGGGTAATAATATTAATGCTTCCAAGTGGTTCAATAATGAAATTTCCCAACGTGGGATTATTGATACTCAAGATGGTGCTCTGTTCCGTTCTGATTATGGTGGAACTGTTCTGTTTGAAGACGTGAGTGTAGCAGATCTCAGCTACTCTGACTTTAGCTTTAGCTAA